The Streptomyces sp. Je 1-332 genome has a window encoding:
- the ehuB gene encoding ectoine/hydroxyectoine ABC transporter substrate-binding protein EhuB: MAPPLGNNEGFIGKAVRRRSLLTGASVAALGVFGGAACSRVPEEGKVEGGDLLDRLRDAGEVRIGVAGEVPFGYIDENGEVTGEAPEIAKVIFPRLGVPKVKAVPTKFGALIPGLTQARQFDVVSAGMYISPVRCEQVLFSDPDYLMLDSFIVKKGNPHGIKRYEDIAKKGLKLASGTAYAQIATAEGNGVKSVLVVPDQVAGADAVALGRVDAFAGTAVTVRDVVKDNRRVEATKPFQPLVDGEPVYGAGGFAFRQSEKTLRDAFNKELHKLKESGELLRIVKPFGFTETEMTDLTAEKLCPPVKGAS, translated from the coding sequence ATGGCTCCACCACTTGGGAACAACGAGGGATTCATCGGCAAAGCAGTACGCCGCCGCTCTCTGCTCACCGGAGCGAGCGTGGCGGCACTGGGGGTTTTCGGGGGCGCGGCCTGCAGCCGGGTGCCCGAGGAAGGGAAGGTCGAGGGGGGAGATCTGCTGGACCGGCTGCGTGACGCAGGTGAGGTCCGTATCGGGGTCGCGGGCGAGGTCCCGTTCGGATACATCGACGAGAACGGTGAAGTGACCGGGGAAGCGCCGGAAATCGCCAAAGTGATCTTCCCTCGCCTTGGCGTGCCCAAGGTCAAGGCGGTGCCCACCAAGTTCGGTGCGCTGATCCCCGGGTTGACCCAGGCGCGGCAGTTCGACGTGGTCTCGGCAGGCATGTACATCAGCCCCGTGCGTTGCGAGCAGGTGCTGTTCTCCGATCCCGACTACCTGATGCTCGACTCCTTCATCGTGAAGAAGGGCAATCCGCACGGCATCAAGAGATATGAGGACATCGCGAAGAAGGGCCTGAAGCTGGCGAGTGGTACGGCCTACGCGCAGATCGCCACCGCCGAGGGGAACGGCGTGAAGTCCGTCCTCGTGGTGCCCGACCAGGTGGCGGGCGCCGACGCCGTCGCACTTGGCCGGGTCGACGCCTTCGCCGGGACCGCGGTCACCGTGCGCGACGTGGTCAAGGACAATCGGCGGGTGGAGGCGACGAAGCCCTTCCAGCCGCTCGTCGACGGCGAACCGGTCTACGGGGCGGGTGGTTTCGCCTTCAGGCAGTCCGAGAAGACCCTGCGGGACGCCTTCAACAAGGAGCTGCACAAGCTGAAGGAGAGCGGTGAACTGCTCAGGATCGTCAAGCCGTTCGGGTTCACCGAGACCGAGATGACCGATCTGACGGCCGAGAAGCTGTGCCCCCCGGTGAAGGGAGCCTCCTGA
- the ehuC gene encoding ectoine/hydroxyectoine ABC transporter permease subunit EhuC: MSSEFFENWFLPGIWITVQVTFLSAALAFLIAFPIGVLRTSRLWIVRFLAGTYFEIFRSTSSLVFMFWIAFTVPALFRISFEPLFAGVIALGITYGAYASEIVRGALAAVPTAQREAGIALNFTPSQRLRRIELPQAWPEMLPPFNNLLIELLKGTSLVSLIAVADMTFAGDLLRLVTTESGPIYTLLLGLYFVFAFILTRGMRLLERHAKKGVGQTPEKLGLFSGIRSKSSIDVVTGGGAK, encoded by the coding sequence ATGTCGTCGGAGTTCTTCGAGAACTGGTTCCTGCCCGGCATCTGGATCACCGTGCAGGTCACCTTCCTCAGCGCGGCCCTCGCCTTCCTGATCGCCTTCCCCATCGGGGTCCTTCGCACATCCCGCCTGTGGATCGTGCGCTTCCTCGCCGGGACGTACTTCGAGATCTTCCGCAGCACCTCGTCGCTGGTCTTCATGTTCTGGATCGCGTTCACAGTGCCCGCGCTGTTCCGGATCAGCTTCGAGCCGCTCTTCGCCGGCGTCATCGCCCTGGGCATCACCTACGGGGCGTACGCGTCCGAGATCGTGCGCGGCGCGCTCGCCGCGGTGCCGACAGCGCAGCGCGAGGCGGGCATCGCCCTGAACTTCACGCCGTCGCAGCGGCTGCGCCGCATCGAACTGCCGCAGGCCTGGCCCGAGATGCTGCCACCGTTCAACAACCTGCTGATCGAGCTGCTCAAGGGCACCTCGCTCGTCTCCCTCATCGCGGTGGCCGACATGACCTTCGCCGGCGATCTGCTCCGTCTCGTCACGACCGAGAGCGGGCCGATCTACACGCTGCTGCTCGGGCTGTACTTCGTGTTCGCCTTCATCCTCACGCGCGGCATGCGCCTCCTTGAGCGGCATGCCAAGAAGGGCGTGGGACAGACTCCCGAGAAGCTGGGGCTGTTCAGCGGGATCCGCTCCAAGTCGTCGATCGACGTCGTCACCGGCGGGGGTGCCAAGTGA
- the ehuD gene encoding ectoine/hydroxyectoine ABC transporter permease subunit EhuD, with product MNWDWQNVDDFMPLFWDGVWITLKALFFGTLIAFSLGMVWAIAQRSDKKWISWPVTVFTEFIRNTPLLVQLFFLFYVVPEWGPSMSPLVTGIVGLGLHYSTYTSEVYRAGIEGVPEGQWEAATALSLTKQRTWTAVILPQAVRRVIPALGNYVIVMLKESPQMAAIGALDMLGQAQGYSQATFTYEAISIVGIAFIVIAYPASLLLRVLERRLVR from the coding sequence GTGAACTGGGACTGGCAGAACGTCGATGACTTCATGCCCCTCTTCTGGGACGGCGTGTGGATCACGCTCAAGGCGCTGTTCTTCGGCACCCTGATCGCCTTCTCGCTCGGCATGGTCTGGGCCATCGCTCAGCGGTCGGACAAGAAGTGGATCAGCTGGCCGGTGACGGTGTTCACCGAGTTCATCCGGAACACTCCGCTTCTGGTGCAGCTGTTCTTCCTCTTCTACGTGGTGCCGGAGTGGGGCCCGTCCATGTCCCCGCTCGTCACGGGCATCGTCGGGCTCGGCCTGCACTACTCGACATACACCTCCGAGGTGTACCGGGCGGGCATCGAGGGCGTCCCTGAAGGGCAGTGGGAGGCGGCCACCGCGCTCAGCCTCACCAAGCAGCGCACCTGGACCGCGGTGATCCTGCCGCAGGCCGTGCGCAGGGTGATCCCCGCGCTCGGCAACTACGTGATCGTCATGCTGAAGGAGTCGCCGCAGATGGCTGCCATCGGCGCGCTCGACATGCTGGGCCAGGCCCAGGGATACAGCCAGGCGACCTTCACCTACGAGGCGATCAGCATCGTGGGCATCGCGTTCATCGTCATCGCCTACCCGGCCTCTCTTCTTCTGCGAGTTTTGGAGCGTCGTCTTGTCCGCTGA
- the ehuA gene encoding ectoine/hydroxyectoine ABC transporter ATP-binding protein EhuA gives MSADSSTSQETPNPAVDGRELIRFDKVVKRYGSNTVLDELDFSVDSGKHVTLIGPSGSGKTTILRLLMTLVKPDQGTIKVGGNYLMHEEKNGKLVPAGEKHIREVRKNIGMVFQQFNLFPNMKVLRNIMEAPVNVLGLSKDEAEQRARELLDLVGLGDRADAYPTQLSGGQQQRVAIARALAMRPQVLLLDEVTSALDPELVAGVLDVLRDIAHTTDITMLCVTHEMNFARDISDQVLMFDSGRVIEAGTPEKIFTEPEHERTREFLSAVL, from the coding sequence TTGTCCGCTGACAGCAGCACTTCCCAGGAAACCCCCAACCCGGCCGTCGACGGCCGCGAGCTGATCCGCTTCGACAAGGTCGTCAAGCGCTACGGGTCGAACACCGTCCTCGACGAGCTCGACTTCTCCGTGGACTCGGGCAAGCACGTCACGCTGATCGGCCCGTCCGGATCCGGCAAGACCACGATCCTGCGTCTCCTGATGACCCTGGTGAAGCCCGATCAGGGCACCATCAAGGTCGGCGGCAACTACCTCATGCACGAGGAGAAGAACGGCAAGCTCGTCCCGGCGGGCGAGAAGCACATCCGCGAGGTCCGCAAGAACATCGGGATGGTCTTCCAGCAGTTCAACCTCTTCCCGAACATGAAGGTCCTGCGCAACATCATGGAGGCCCCGGTCAACGTACTCGGCCTGTCCAAGGACGAGGCGGAGCAGCGGGCGCGCGAGCTGCTCGATCTGGTCGGGCTCGGGGACCGCGCCGACGCGTACCCGACGCAGCTCTCCGGCGGCCAGCAGCAGCGCGTCGCCATCGCGCGGGCCCTCGCGATGCGCCCGCAGGTGCTGCTCCTGGACGAGGTCACGTCCGCGCTCGACCCGGAGCTGGTGGCGGGTGTCCTCGACGTCCTGCGGGACATCGCGCACACCACGGACATCACGATGCTCTGCGTGACCCACGAGATGAACTTCGCCCGTGACATCTCGGACCAGGTCCTGATGTTCGACTCGGGCAGGGTCATCGAGGCCGGGACCCCGGAGAAGATCTTCACTGAACCCGAGCACGAGCGCACCCGGGAGTTCCTCTCCGCGGTGCTGTAG
- a CDS encoding methyltransferase domain-containing protein, translating into MSQVETPESYYRRTLALSSNDVTRDDRPKTFTLYDKEWDLLDEVFAPIYRPSTNVSLDFLGLLEPGRFAWDSMLEMGSGTGLICVTAALAGCRRVVGADINPHAVENTRLNAARHDVTDRVKAVHSDLFAGLAEDERFDVIFWNSNFIWAPEDHEFVSPHEHAFLDPGYEAHRRFLQEAPHWTTESGSVLLFFSSTKGDLPGLQRLADETDRDLNVLRRETIQDGTDMAESEYLLIEVTPAG; encoded by the coding sequence ATGTCTCAGGTGGAAACCCCGGAAAGCTACTACCGGCGGACCCTCGCACTCAGCAGTAACGACGTGACCAGGGACGACAGGCCCAAGACCTTCACCCTGTACGACAAGGAGTGGGATCTCCTCGACGAGGTCTTCGCCCCGATCTACCGGCCCTCGACCAACGTCTCGCTCGACTTCCTCGGTCTCCTGGAGCCGGGGCGGTTCGCGTGGGACTCCATGCTGGAGATGGGATCAGGCACCGGCCTGATCTGTGTGACGGCCGCGCTTGCGGGCTGCCGTCGCGTGGTCGGCGCCGACATCAATCCGCACGCCGTCGAGAACACCCGTCTCAACGCCGCCCGCCACGACGTCACCGATCGCGTCAAAGCCGTGCACAGCGACCTGTTCGCCGGCCTCGCCGAGGACGAACGCTTCGACGTCATCTTCTGGAACTCCAACTTCATCTGGGCCCCGGAGGACCACGAGTTCGTGTCCCCGCACGAGCACGCCTTCCTCGATCCCGGGTACGAAGCCCACCGGCGCTTCCTGCAAGAGGCCCCGCACTGGACCACGGAGTCCGGCTCGGTACTCCTCTTCTTCAGCAGCACCAAGGGAGATCTTCCCGGCCTGCAGCGCCTCGCCGATGAGACCGACCGCGACCTGAATGTCCTGCGCCGCGAGACCATCCAGGACGGCACGGACATGGCGGAGTCGGAGTACCTCCTCATCGAGGTGACGCCAGCGGGGTGA
- a CDS encoding helix-turn-helix domain-containing protein, whose amino-acid sequence MFAVVGGKWKLLIVLYLLRGKHRFNELQRALPADITHRMLSRQLREMERDGLVHRTVFPEVPPRVEYELTPAGRSLEPLMEQVERWGSWYRKYLREMAFRADE is encoded by the coding sequence ATGTTCGCGGTGGTCGGCGGCAAGTGGAAGCTTCTGATTGTGCTGTATCTGCTCCGTGGAAAGCATCGCTTCAACGAGCTCCAACGGGCCCTGCCGGCCGACATCACCCATCGGATGCTCAGCAGACAGCTGCGCGAGATGGAGCGGGACGGCTTGGTGCACCGGACGGTGTTTCCGGAGGTGCCGCCGAGGGTGGAGTACGAGCTCACACCGGCGGGGCGCAGCCTTGAGCCTCTCATGGAGCAGGTCGAGAGATGGGGCTCCTGGTACCGCAAGTACCTGCGGGAAATGGCCTTCAGGGCCGATGAGTGA
- a CDS encoding MFS transporter translates to METERHPQRRWVSLAVLCASLLLVGMDLTVLHVAVPTISQQLLPSGSELLWIVDGYALTVAAGLITCGTLGDRFGRKRMLMTGFAVFGLASLAAALSDGPLQLIAARAALGVGGAMIMSSTPAIIRGLFPDDRERSVAVGLWVSAYSVGVSVGPLLGGALIEHFWWGSVFLVNLPIVLVALVAGVLLIPESKNPRPHRWDGASAVLSALGLAAVVYGFQKLGEGSGSGSAVLTWSVLVAGLGLSAAFVIRQRRISNPLVDLSHFADRRFTLASLCTMVCYGSYAALLFLLTQRLQLADGYSPLEAGLALTPLAVANAVGAAFAPRFSARFGHRHGLSGGLLLLAAAMAAFGVFGAGGNYPALIAAGLGSGAVMTLGSDIMLSSARPERAGEVGALQETSFSLGAGLGLAFLGTTMSLVYRSTFKTVPEATDAQAESARTSLGAASEVAARVGGEVGDALLESARKSFDTGFTVATTLSAAALALLGVVAAVGLRKEQTHSGPSEPSAAKERDGENVSAESRPE, encoded by the coding sequence ATGGAGACAGAACGACACCCGCAACGCCGCTGGGTATCACTGGCCGTGCTCTGCGCCAGCCTGCTGCTCGTCGGCATGGATCTGACCGTGCTCCACGTGGCTGTGCCGACCATCAGTCAGCAGCTGCTGCCCAGTGGCTCCGAACTCCTGTGGATCGTCGACGGCTACGCGCTCACTGTGGCCGCCGGACTCATCACCTGCGGGACGCTCGGAGACCGGTTCGGACGAAAACGCATGCTGATGACCGGGTTCGCGGTCTTCGGCCTCGCGTCGCTCGCCGCGGCCCTGTCGGACGGGCCCCTTCAGCTGATCGCCGCCAGGGCCGCGCTCGGAGTCGGCGGCGCGATGATCATGTCGAGTACGCCGGCCATCATCCGGGGCCTCTTCCCCGACGACCGGGAGCGCTCGGTCGCGGTGGGTCTGTGGGTATCTGCGTACAGCGTCGGTGTCTCGGTGGGGCCACTGCTCGGCGGCGCCCTGATCGAGCACTTCTGGTGGGGGTCGGTCTTCCTCGTCAACCTGCCGATCGTCCTCGTCGCGCTCGTCGCCGGTGTGCTGCTCATCCCGGAGTCGAAGAATCCGCGGCCGCACCGGTGGGACGGCGCGAGCGCCGTGCTGTCCGCTCTCGGGCTCGCCGCCGTGGTCTACGGATTCCAGAAACTCGGTGAAGGATCCGGTTCCGGATCGGCGGTGCTGACCTGGAGTGTGCTGGTCGCGGGACTTGGCCTGTCGGCCGCGTTCGTGATCCGGCAACGGCGGATCAGCAATCCGCTGGTCGATCTCTCACACTTCGCCGACCGGCGGTTCACGCTGGCCTCCCTGTGCACGATGGTGTGCTACGGCTCCTATGCCGCGCTGCTGTTCCTGCTCACCCAGCGGCTTCAGCTCGCGGACGGGTACTCGCCGCTGGAGGCCGGGCTCGCACTGACCCCGCTCGCGGTGGCCAACGCCGTCGGTGCCGCGTTCGCCCCTCGGTTCAGCGCGCGGTTCGGGCACCGACACGGGTTGTCCGGCGGGCTGTTGCTGCTGGCTGCCGCGATGGCCGCGTTCGGCGTGTTCGGCGCGGGAGGCAACTATCCGGCGCTGATCGCGGCGGGACTCGGCTCCGGGGCGGTCATGACGCTGGGCTCCGACATCATGCTGAGCTCCGCGAGGCCGGAGCGCGCCGGTGAAGTAGGGGCACTCCAGGAGACCTCGTTCTCGCTCGGGGCCGGGCTGGGGCTCGCCTTCCTCGGCACCACGATGTCGCTGGTCTACCGTTCGACGTTCAAGACGGTGCCCGAGGCCACTGACGCACAGGCGGAGAGCGCTCGTACCTCACTGGGCGCGGCCTCCGAAGTGGCGGCTCGCGTCGGCGGCGAGGTCGGCGACGCTCTCCTGGAGAGCGCGCGGAAGTCCTTCGACACCGGGTTCACCGTGGCCACCACCCTCTCCGCGGCAGCGCTCGCACTGCTCGGCGTGGTGGCCGCGGTGGGGCTGAGGAAAGAGCAGACGCATTCCGGCCCATCGGAACCATCCGCCGCCAAGGAGCGCGATGGCGAGAACGTGTCGGCCGAAAGTCGGCCCGAATGA
- a CDS encoding RidA family protein: MTTFEETGTRAAERETVWSSSVWEPQMGYARGVRVGNQVFIAGTVAADGEGNPQGEDAYAQSDFIIRKIQGALRDLGSDLEHVVATATHLSDFSHFDDYARAHKEHFGATPPVNTTVQAQLVKPYFLVEITATAVVPELTARGLR; the protein is encoded by the coding sequence ATGACCACATTCGAGGAAACGGGTACCCGGGCGGCCGAGCGGGAGACCGTGTGGAGCAGTTCCGTATGGGAGCCCCAGATGGGATACGCCCGCGGAGTGCGGGTCGGCAACCAGGTCTTCATCGCGGGCACCGTCGCCGCCGACGGCGAGGGAAACCCGCAGGGCGAGGACGCCTACGCGCAGAGCGACTTCATCATCCGGAAGATCCAGGGCGCCCTGCGCGATCTGGGATCGGATCTGGAGCATGTGGTCGCCACGGCGACCCACCTCAGCGACTTCAGCCACTTCGACGACTACGCCCGTGCGCACAAGGAGCACTTCGGCGCCACTCCCCCGGTGAACACCACGGTGCAGGCCCAGCTGGTCAAGCCGTACTTCCTGGTGGAGATCACGGCGACCGCGGTGGTGCCGGAACTGACGGCGCGGGGTCTGCGATGA
- the aroA gene encoding 3-phosphoshikimate 1-carboxyvinyltransferase, translated as MGFVQYKALHIHPAGELKGAANPPASKSCSARAVLAAALAPGRSEIDNIAGSQNVRAMIDSCRALGAGIDFPAPDRLVVTGSGRQQDGVTVNPGNSGVVLRLLMGATAVLRRTTFMTPFSASLGRRSNSEMVDALRTLGVEVTAGAEGRLPITLDGRRVHGGDVSINSRRSSQYLSGLLFLGGLLDEPLTVRVPDELKAPAPVHTTLAVLRATGVDVVPADDFMSFAVAADTRFEAAHHRIGSDPASTAALLALAAAVDSTVDIDHHGLEELDGVLEHLLGMGVALDVGERSVRVRGGGTLRPLDFDGAKAPDAVLPLAALAAHADGTSRFHNIEHIRYKECDRISDFRRELERAGVAAEEKQDELIVHGSSKGVRGGVAVDSHYDHAVVMAMSLIALRSREGLTVNDPQYVAQTFPDFFEQLQRIGGRVTVQS; from the coding sequence ATGGGTTTCGTACAGTACAAAGCACTGCACATACACCCGGCGGGAGAGCTCAAGGGCGCGGCGAACCCGCCCGCGTCCAAGAGTTGTTCGGCGCGGGCCGTGCTGGCCGCCGCGCTGGCGCCGGGCCGCAGCGAGATCGACAACATCGCCGGAAGCCAGAACGTCCGCGCCATGATCGACAGTTGCCGGGCCCTTGGCGCCGGGATCGATTTCCCGGCGCCCGACCGCCTGGTGGTCACGGGTTCGGGACGGCAGCAGGACGGGGTCACCGTCAATCCGGGGAACTCCGGGGTGGTGCTTCGGCTCCTGATGGGCGCGACGGCCGTGCTCCGCCGCACCACGTTCATGACGCCGTTCAGCGCGTCCCTGGGCCGGCGCTCCAACAGCGAGATGGTCGACGCGCTGCGCACGCTCGGCGTCGAGGTGACCGCGGGCGCGGAGGGGCGGCTGCCCATCACGCTCGACGGCAGGCGGGTGCACGGCGGGGACGTCAGCATCAACAGCCGCCGCAGTTCGCAGTACCTCAGCGGGCTGCTGTTCCTCGGCGGGCTCCTGGACGAGCCGCTGACCGTGCGCGTACCGGACGAACTGAAGGCGCCTGCGCCGGTGCACACCACGCTCGCCGTGCTGCGCGCGACCGGCGTCGATGTGGTGCCCGCCGACGACTTCATGTCCTTCGCGGTCGCCGCGGACACCCGCTTCGAGGCCGCTCACCACCGCATCGGGTCCGACCCCGCGAGCACGGCCGCGCTGCTCGCGCTTGCGGCGGCGGTCGATTCCACGGTCGACATCGACCACCACGGCCTGGAGGAGCTGGACGGCGTCCTCGAGCACCTGCTGGGCATGGGGGTGGCCCTCGACGTGGGCGAGCGGAGCGTACGGGTGCGCGGCGGCGGGACGCTGCGACCGCTCGACTTCGACGGGGCGAAGGCACCGGACGCCGTGCTGCCGCTGGCCGCGCTGGCCGCGCACGCGGACGGGACCAGCCGCTTCCACAACATCGAGCACATCCGCTACAAGGAGTGCGACCGGATCAGTGACTTCCGTCGCGAGCTGGAGCGGGCGGGTGTCGCCGCGGAGGAGAAGCAGGACGAACTGATCGTCCACGGCTCGTCCAAGGGCGTGCGGGGCGGGGTCGCCGTAGACAGTCACTACGACCACGCCGTCGTCATGGCGATGAGCTTGATCGCGTTGCGCAGCCGCGAGGGCCTGACCGTCAACGACCCGCAGTACGTCGCCCAGACCTTCCCGGACTTCTTCGAGCAACTGCAGCGCATCGGCGGACGCGTCACGGTGCAGAGTTGA